From one Eucalyptus grandis isolate ANBG69807.140 chromosome 9, ASM1654582v1, whole genome shotgun sequence genomic stretch:
- the LOC120286318 gene encoding probable disease resistance protein At5g66890, protein MECNQGEEESRKRLILDLTRNNFPDWWSKQRQPAFGACLVSISTDGTFSTPWPDLQLPEAEALVLNFETGQKTYALPEFIEKVDKLKALIVTNYSFFQLSYAISMSLDLV, encoded by the exons ATGGAGTGCAACCAGGGGGAAGAAGAGAGCAGAAAGAGACTCATTCTGGACTTAACCAGAAATAATTTTCCTGATTGGTGGAGTAAGCAAAGGCAACCGGCTTTTGGTGCTTGTTTAGTGTCCATCTCCACAG ATGGAACATTCTCAACACCTTGGCCAGATCTTCAATTACCTGAAGCTGAGGCTCTTGTCTTGAACTTCGAGACCGGCCAAAAAACTTATGCTTTGCCGGAATTCATTGAGAAAGTAGATAAGCTCAAAGCCCTAATAGTAACAAACTATAGTTTTTTCCAGCTGAGCTATGCAATTTCCATGTCGTTGGATCTAGTTTAA